In a genomic window of bacterium:
- a CDS encoding IS110 family transposase, with protein sequence MRNDVAVHIRYLGRRIDLLTAEAVAVIRSDATLQRAFDRLTSVRGIATASAVQLLPELLALPADMTVRQWVAYAGLDPRPSQSGTSVNKPVHISKVRNAHIPRALFMPALVATQHEPRVKAFFEHLVARGKTPLQAYVAVMRKLLHAIYGMFKTNTACIPEKFYATG encoded by the coding sequence GTGCGAAACGACGTGGCGGTGCACATTCGATACCTGGGTCGGCGAATCGACCTGCTGACGGCGGAGGCGGTCGCCGTGATCCGTAGTGACGCGACGCTGCAACGTGCGTTCGATCGGCTCACATCCGTGCGGGGCATCGCGACCGCGAGCGCCGTGCAGCTTCTGCCGGAACTCCTGGCGTTACCGGCGGACATGACGGTCCGGCAGTGGGTTGCCTACGCTGGCCTCGATCCTCGCCCGTCGCAGTCCGGGACGTCGGTGAACAAGCCGGTGCACATCTCGAAGGTCAGGAACGCCCACATTCCTCGGGCGCTGTTCATGCCCGCACTCGTCGCGACTCAGCACGAGCCCCGCGTGAAGGCCTTCTTCGAGCACCTCGTCGCTCGCGGAAAGACGCCCCTCCAGGCCTACGTGGCGGTGATGCGCAAGCTGCTCCACGCGATCTACGGCATGTTCAAGACGAACACGGCGTGCATTCCCGAGAAGTTCTATGCCACGGGTTGA
- a CDS encoding transposase family protein, giving the protein MQGQMREEGKTVSIVQLCRWFGVARSTFYYRRPVAPAARVPIVETALESALRAIIDAEPAVGLRMITARIRRAAATRVNRKKIHRIIKLNQWQCQRRPQGHRPRAQGWVSRATRPNERWAIDTTHLFCGRDGWCHLTAIIDCYDRTIVGWRLSRSGIAGVAAAALEEALRSRRIDRTSPALVLRSDNGLVFGAKAFVRVARRYGLTQEYLTPYNAAAERHDRALLPDVEAGMRVAPALREPGPRLPGRGGVA; this is encoded by the coding sequence GTGCAGGGCCAGATGCGCGAAGAAGGAAAGACGGTGTCGATCGTGCAGCTCTGCCGGTGGTTCGGCGTGGCGCGGTCGACCTTCTACTACCGGCGGCCGGTGGCGCCCGCCGCCCGCGTCCCCATCGTAGAGACGGCGCTCGAAAGCGCCCTCCGCGCGATCATCGACGCTGAGCCAGCGGTCGGCCTGCGGATGATCACCGCCCGTATCCGGCGCGCCGCGGCGACCCGGGTGAACCGGAAGAAGATCCACCGCATCATCAAACTGAACCAGTGGCAGTGTCAGCGCCGGCCCCAGGGGCATCGCCCCCGGGCCCAGGGATGGGTCTCGCGGGCCACCCGCCCGAATGAGCGCTGGGCGATCGACACGACGCATCTCTTCTGTGGGCGGGACGGCTGGTGCCACCTCACGGCGATCATCGACTGCTACGATCGGACGATCGTCGGCTGGCGTTTGTCGCGGTCAGGAATCGCGGGGGTTGCCGCGGCGGCACTTGAGGAGGCCCTCCGCAGCCGGCGCATTGATCGGACGAGCCCCGCCCTGGTGTTACGCAGCGACAATGGCCTCGTGTTCGGCGCGAAGGCGTTCGTCCGCGTCGCGCGGCGCTACGGCCTGACCCAAGAGTACCTCACCCCATACAACGCCGCAGCAGAACGGCATGATCGAGCGCTTCTTCCTGACGTTGAAGCAGGAATGCGTGTGGCTCCAGCGCTTCGAGAGCCGGGACCACGCCTTCCAGGTCGTGGCGGAGTGGCTTGA
- a CDS encoding transposase produces the protein MIERFFLTLKQECVWLQRFESRDHAFQVVAEWLDRYDAVRPHSALGYLTPKAYREQLAPELYGNEGDTTAALTARIRAIHAASGGQDGVPRVVAELRAHDGDVA, from the coding sequence ATGATCGAGCGCTTCTTCCTGACGTTGAAGCAGGAATGCGTGTGGCTCCAGCGCTTCGAGAGCCGGGACCACGCCTTCCAGGTCGTGGCGGAGTGGCTTGATCGCTACGACGCCGTCCGTCCGCACTCGGCCCTCGGCTATCTCACGCCGAAGGCATATCGGGAGCAATTAGCACCTGAGCTGTACGGAAACGAGGGGGACACCACAGCGGCCCTCACGGCGCGGATTCGGGCCATCCACGCGGCCTCGGGCGGCCAGGACGGCGTGCCGCGCGTGGTCGCGGAGCTGCGGGCGCACGACGGGGACGTCGCGTAA